From Verrucomicrobiota bacterium, a single genomic window includes:
- a CDS encoding heme-binding protein, producing MKIFPILILLTVLIQSCANMPKEGTYKGYETPAYKVEKQSENIEIRTYDKKLVAEVEVDGDREEAVGKGLLIGICFLD from the coding sequence ATGAAAATTTTTCCAATTTTAATTTTACTAACTGTTTTAATTCAATCATGTGCCAATATGCCAAAAGAAGGAACTTACAAAGGCTATGAAACGCCAGCTTATAAGGTTGAAAAACAATCTGAAAATATTGAAATTAGAACTTATGATAAAAAATTAGTTGCCGAAGTTGAGGTTGATGGAGATAGAGAAGAGGCGGTTGGAAAAGGTTTATTGATAGGAATTTGCTTTTTAGATTGA